One Nodosilinea sp. FACHB-141 DNA segment encodes these proteins:
- a CDS encoding response regulator transcription factor has translation MQATLAGTILVVEDTPSEMELMVHYLRDSGCTVICAITAQEALEKAAQHSPDVIVSDVVMPGMSGFELCRSLKKQPATAHVPIVLCTSKNQDIDRLWGMRQGADIYLTKPYTREQLVQAVLTVIKVNR, from the coding sequence ATGCAAGCGACTCTAGCAGGCACCATTTTGGTGGTTGAAGATACCCCATCTGAAATGGAGCTGATGGTGCACTACCTCCGCGACAGCGGCTGTACCGTGATCTGCGCCATTACAGCGCAAGAGGCTCTAGAGAAGGCCGCCCAGCATTCCCCCGATGTCATTGTTAGCGACGTAGTCATGCCGGGCATGAGCGGTTTTGAGCTGTGCCGCAGCCTCAAAAAACAGCCCGCCACCGCCCACGTACCCATTGTGCTCTGCACCTCTAAAAACCAAGACATCGACCGGCTTTGGGGCATGCGCCAGGGGGCCGATATTTATCTCACCAAGCCCTACACCCGCGAGCAGCTGGTGCAGGCCGTGCTCACCGTGATCAAGGTGAACCGATGA
- a CDS encoding GAF domain-containing protein: MTTDFRPYTPTDAAEDPEPMNGKANGLDPTGSHPKGLTYRGVVYGSDAKNGIKITQRSQFSWVQWFSNLSVRQKQMAGLFTSEAISVLGLVGVGSLLIISGGRSQLINQAKAELAVTDIEYNIKINQMELGFRGQSDNRAIVDATAAYARGEAVPSSAIASVQQILKNEIKARNIEYATLVGNDGRIIANANRDRRGQQFDPSGLVGTVLQNPRQIKTSAIVSWEELRNEAPPLPAGFTDQDALIRYTVTPVSDPASGQVVGALVSGDIVNGKDAIPKESIAPFSNGYSAIYQRGEEGFEIATGLYTGDRPEIDQAAANVPLDSLALVEQAAARPGEEVTRRDRINGTTYTLAARAVEDFSGEPVAVMVRGTSEAGLNAMIGNSLRLQMLIALAALAANVGIAALLGRSILRPLQNLQQATWKFGMGDRQARADVYATDEVGQVAHTFNQLAENITASEDVLRRQGQQEQLAAARARLLADLTDRIRQSLNEQTILSTAVEGLREVLEVDRVIVYRFQPNFQGGNITAEAIGRGWKRGLGQTLQNPFTDDVLEHYEAGRVTTVTNRKEAEVSREYGDMLERLEVMANMVAPLLVGDELIGLLCVHQCDRPRHWPPDEVELLQQVAVQIGYALSQAYLLRQQELTATRERQITEIVSLMRESLDQERIFRAAVTETRRALQTDRVSVYQFDDTWRGTFVAESVGQGWPAALEDKVYDPCFKEKYIEQYRQGRVQAVANLAEAGLTECHLRQLEQYNVKANLVAPILVNEELVALLIAHQCSGPRQWDDMEVNFFRQVATQLGFALEQSRLYIQTETLSEERRQKQEALQMQLLELLSEVEGASRGDLTVRADVTAGEIGTVADFFNSIVESLRQIVTKVKSSTEQVNASLGENEGAIQTLATEALRQADDVTQTLASVEAMTASIQQVARSAQQAAVVANSASTTAETSGQAMDLTVQNILTLREIIGETSKKVKRLGESSQQISKAVSLINQIAMQTNLLAINAGIEAARAGEEGQGFAVVAEEVGELAARSAEATKEIERIVETIQRETAEVVDAMDQSTTEVVAGTRLVENAKQSLGRILDVSQQIDTLVRSISDATVSQVEISESVTELMQAIAAESTRTSQSSLEISTSLRETVDVARSLQATVGTFKTGEE, encoded by the coding sequence ATGACCACAGATTTTCGACCCTACACGCCTACTGACGCGGCTGAAGATCCTGAGCCGATGAACGGCAAGGCCAATGGCCTAGACCCCACAGGCAGCCACCCTAAGGGGTTGACGTATCGCGGGGTGGTCTACGGCTCAGACGCTAAAAACGGTATCAAAATTACCCAGCGATCGCAGTTTAGCTGGGTGCAGTGGTTCAGCAATTTGAGCGTGCGCCAAAAGCAAATGGCGGGCCTGTTTACCTCCGAGGCGATTTCGGTGCTGGGCCTGGTGGGGGTGGGGTCGCTGCTGATTATTTCTGGCGGGCGCAGTCAGCTGATCAACCAGGCCAAGGCCGAGCTGGCGGTTACCGATATTGAGTACAACATCAAAATTAATCAGATGGAGCTTGGCTTTCGGGGCCAGTCTGACAACCGCGCCATTGTCGATGCGACGGCGGCCTACGCCCGCGGCGAAGCCGTGCCGTCAAGCGCGATCGCCTCGGTGCAGCAAATTCTTAAAAACGAGATCAAGGCCCGCAACATTGAGTACGCCACCCTGGTGGGCAACGACGGGAGAATTATTGCCAACGCCAACCGCGATCGCCGGGGCCAGCAGTTTGACCCCAGCGGCCTAGTAGGGACGGTGCTGCAAAACCCCCGCCAGATCAAAACCAGCGCCATCGTCAGTTGGGAAGAGCTGCGCAACGAGGCCCCTCCCCTGCCAGCGGGCTTCACCGACCAAGACGCGCTGATTCGCTATACCGTTACCCCCGTTAGCGACCCGGCCTCGGGGCAGGTGGTAGGGGCGCTGGTTTCCGGCGATATTGTCAACGGCAAAGATGCCATTCCTAAGGAGTCGATTGCGCCCTTTAGCAACGGCTACAGCGCCATTTACCAGCGGGGCGAAGAGGGCTTTGAGATCGCCACCGGCCTTTACACCGGCGACAGGCCCGAGATTGACCAGGCTGCCGCTAACGTGCCCCTCGACTCCTTAGCTCTGGTTGAGCAGGCCGCCGCTCGCCCTGGAGAGGAAGTGACTCGCCGCGATCGCATCAACGGCACCACCTATACCCTGGCCGCCCGCGCCGTCGAAGACTTTAGCGGCGAGCCGGTTGCGGTAATGGTGCGCGGCACCTCCGAAGCAGGCCTTAATGCCATGATTGGCAACAGTCTGCGGCTGCAAATGCTGATTGCCCTAGCCGCCCTAGCCGCCAACGTAGGAATTGCCGCTCTGCTAGGCCGCTCCATTTTGCGCCCGCTGCAAAATCTTCAGCAGGCCACCTGGAAGTTTGGCATGGGCGATCGCCAGGCCCGCGCTGATGTCTACGCCACCGACGAAGTGGGTCAGGTGGCCCACACTTTTAACCAACTGGCTGAAAACATCACCGCCTCAGAAGATGTGCTGCGCCGCCAGGGCCAGCAGGAACAGCTCGCCGCCGCTCGGGCTCGGCTGCTGGCCGACCTAACTGACCGCATTCGCCAATCGCTCAACGAGCAGACCATTCTCAGCACCGCCGTCGAGGGGCTGCGGGAGGTGCTCGAAGTCGATCGGGTGATAGTCTACCGCTTCCAACCCAACTTCCAAGGGGGCAACATCACCGCCGAAGCCATCGGCCGCGGTTGGAAACGAGGCCTTGGGCAAACCCTGCAAAATCCATTCACCGACGATGTCCTGGAGCACTACGAAGCCGGACGGGTAACGACCGTCACCAACCGCAAGGAAGCCGAGGTGTCCCGCGAGTACGGCGACATGCTTGAAAGGCTAGAGGTGATGGCCAATATGGTAGCGCCCCTGCTGGTCGGGGATGAGCTGATTGGCCTGCTGTGCGTGCACCAGTGCGATCGCCCCCGCCACTGGCCCCCCGACGAGGTCGAGCTGCTCCAGCAAGTCGCCGTACAGATCGGCTACGCCCTCAGCCAGGCCTACCTTTTGAGGCAGCAGGAGCTCACCGCCACCCGCGAGCGCCAGATTACCGAAATCGTCTCCCTCATGCGCGAAAGCCTCGACCAGGAGCGCATCTTCCGCGCCGCCGTCACTGAAACCCGCCGGGCTCTGCAAACCGATCGCGTGAGTGTGTACCAGTTTGACGACACCTGGAGGGGCACCTTTGTAGCTGAGTCGGTGGGTCAGGGGTGGCCTGCCGCCCTCGAAGACAAGGTCTACGACCCCTGCTTTAAAGAGAAATATATTGAACAGTACCGTCAGGGCCGAGTGCAGGCGGTGGCCAACCTGGCCGAGGCTGGGCTGACCGAGTGCCACCTGCGCCAGCTCGAGCAGTACAACGTCAAGGCCAACTTGGTCGCCCCCATTCTGGTGAACGAAGAGCTGGTGGCGCTGCTGATTGCCCACCAGTGCAGCGGCCCCCGCCAATGGGATGACATGGAGGTAAACTTCTTTCGTCAGGTGGCCACTCAGTTGGGCTTTGCCCTAGAGCAATCGCGCCTCTACATACAGACCGAAACCCTCTCTGAAGAACGCCGCCAGAAGCAAGAAGCCCTGCAAATGCAGCTGCTTGAGCTGCTCAGCGAGGTTGAGGGCGCCTCCCGCGGCGACCTCACCGTGCGCGCCGACGTTACCGCCGGAGAGATCGGCACCGTCGCCGACTTCTTTAACTCCATTGTGGAAAGCCTGCGGCAGATTGTGACCAAGGTGAAAAGCTCCACCGAGCAGGTCAACGCCTCCCTGGGCGAAAACGAGGGGGCCATTCAGACCCTGGCCACCGAGGCCCTGCGCCAGGCCGATGACGTCACCCAAACCCTAGCCTCCGTCGAAGCCATGACCGCCTCCATTCAGCAGGTGGCCCGCAGTGCTCAGCAGGCCGCCGTGGTCGCCAACAGCGCCTCTACCACCGCCGAAACCAGCGGCCAGGCGATGGATTTGACCGTGCAAAACATCCTCACCCTGCGAGAAATTATTGGCGAAACCTCCAAAAAAGTGAAGCGCCTGGGCGAATCGTCGCAGCAGATCTCGAAGGCGGTGTCGCTGATTAACCAGATCGCCATGCAGACCAACCTGCTGGCCATCAACGCCGGCATCGAGGCCGCCCGCGCCGGCGAAGAGGGCCAGGGTTTTGCGGTGGTCGCCGAAGAAGTTGGTGAACTGGCCGCCCGCTCCGCCGAAGCCACCAAGGAAATCGAGCGCATTGTTGAAACCATCCAGCGCGAAACCGCCGAGGTGGTCGACGCCATGGACCAAAGCACCACCGAGGTGGTCGCCGGTACCCGCCTGGTCGAAAACGCCAAGCAGAGCCTGGGCCGCATTCTCGATGTTTCCCAGCAGATCGACACCCTGGTGCGCTCTATCTCTGACGCCACCGTCTCCCAGGTAGAAATCTCAGAGAGCGTCACCGAGCTCATGCAGGCGATCGCCGCCGAATCCACCCGCACCTCCCAGTCCTCCCTGGAGATCTCCACTTCCCTGCGAGAAACCGTGGATGTGGCGCGATCGCTCCAGGCCACCGTCGGCACCTTTAAGACGGGCGAGGAGTAG
- a CDS encoding cellulose biosynthesis cyclic di-GMP-binding regulatory protein BcsB, whose translation MPFLPSLRALSPLARRRLALYLITLLLITGQPLLAQDTAPTAKTPALAEIALPTSLPAAPVIAPAKPGQYVLEFNRSPVVGNRLRFNGIYDEQRLHFTRPRNWQAESVKVLLRYRHSAALYATRSNLTVLINGTSIGSLPLNQPMGKIGDAVMEVPADLLQDDNELILAALQNNSPTCTQDPFDPSLWTEVLPDSKLVFNYAPQAVTPDFSQFPYPLFDTLSLQTNQIAYLQPTATNSAWLTATARLQTYLGRTAHYRPLDTRLVKNLKDLAAEERLVVLGTPAQQPGLADLTLPFALKNGKFVDDAGKPLPDESGLLMWSTAVDDFSPVLVITGNGEAGVAKAVQYLVQPQNQQIATGHGVVVNQAGDVPTPPDRQWPGYLPEENDFLLTDLTSPTRQPLNEMTVRGSHAPAMEIGFKALPDDRLLRGSKMRLSYSYGPQINPLTSMVDVELDGVSITGERLTEVKGANRRTLEVDLPGDRITPTSKLQVNFRLDPRERRSCSRVTDQQLWGTIHSDTSFSLKRSAITSLPDLDLFKTGYPFTAPQDLSTTAVVLPDAPNNNDVTVLLELAERLGRLSQADSVQLAVYRQADLPEEARNERHLVAIGAHPRFPLPELLTEEGFALRGSGTRQWGDTQVQPLPDGEGLMKSVISPWNPQRVVLALSGRDDVGLAQVADLLRHDPLFYQIEGDTVLVSAQVPNPDPYVSADYRLATLRQSPQVQLATTTPYPWLWQVTRHNWMFIVPATVALSLLLYGAVQSAMRRSGE comes from the coding sequence ATGCCCTTCCTCCCCTCTCTCCGCGCCCTCTCCCCTTTGGCCCGCCGCCGCCTAGCCCTCTACCTCATCACCCTGCTGCTAATTACCGGGCAACCGCTGCTGGCCCAGGATACTGCTCCCACCGCAAAGACTCCCGCCCTAGCCGAAATCGCCCTACCAACCAGCTTGCCTGCGGCCCCGGTAATTGCCCCCGCTAAACCTGGCCAGTACGTGTTGGAATTTAACCGCAGCCCGGTGGTGGGCAACCGCCTCCGCTTTAACGGCATTTACGACGAGCAGCGGCTGCACTTCACCCGCCCCCGCAACTGGCAGGCCGAGTCGGTCAAGGTGCTGCTGCGCTACCGCCATTCTGCCGCCCTCTATGCCACTCGCTCTAACCTCACAGTGTTGATCAACGGCACCAGCATTGGTAGTCTGCCCCTCAACCAACCCATGGGCAAAATTGGCGATGCGGTGATGGAAGTACCCGCCGACCTGCTGCAAGACGACAACGAGCTAATTCTCGCCGCCCTGCAAAACAACTCCCCCACCTGCACCCAAGACCCCTTCGATCCCTCGCTGTGGACTGAGGTGCTGCCCGACTCCAAACTGGTGTTTAACTATGCGCCCCAGGCAGTGACGCCAGACTTTAGCCAGTTCCCTTACCCGCTGTTTGACACGCTGAGCCTGCAAACCAACCAAATCGCCTACCTGCAACCGACCGCTACCAACAGCGCCTGGCTGACAGCCACAGCGCGGCTGCAAACTTACCTCGGCCGCACCGCCCACTACCGCCCCCTCGACACCCGCCTGGTCAAGAACCTGAAGGATTTAGCCGCCGAAGAACGGCTTGTAGTTTTAGGAACTCCCGCTCAGCAGCCCGGCTTGGCCGATTTAACCCTGCCCTTTGCCCTTAAAAACGGCAAATTTGTCGATGACGCAGGCAAGCCCTTACCTGACGAATCTGGCCTGCTGATGTGGTCGACAGCAGTGGATGATTTTTCTCCAGTGTTGGTGATTACCGGCAACGGCGAGGCAGGTGTGGCCAAGGCGGTGCAATATCTGGTGCAGCCCCAAAATCAGCAGATTGCTACCGGCCATGGGGTTGTAGTTAACCAGGCTGGGGATGTGCCCACTCCCCCCGATCGCCAGTGGCCCGGCTACCTGCCCGAAGAGAACGACTTTTTGCTGACAGATCTCACCTCCCCCACCCGCCAGCCTTTGAATGAGATGACTGTGCGCGGCTCCCATGCCCCAGCAATGGAAATCGGCTTCAAGGCGCTACCCGACGATCGTCTGCTGCGAGGCAGCAAAATGCGCCTTTCCTACAGCTATGGCCCCCAGATCAACCCTCTCACCTCCATGGTGGATGTGGAGCTAGACGGGGTATCGATTACCGGCGAACGGCTGACCGAGGTAAAAGGCGCCAACCGTCGCACGCTAGAGGTGGATCTGCCGGGCGATCGCATCACCCCCACCTCCAAGCTTCAGGTCAACTTCCGATTAGATCCTCGTGAGCGGCGATCGTGCAGCCGAGTCACCGACCAGCAGCTCTGGGGCACCATTCACAGCGATACCAGCTTTAGCCTCAAGCGCAGCGCCATCACCAGTCTGCCCGATCTAGATCTATTCAAAACCGGCTACCCCTTCACCGCCCCGCAAGATCTTTCCACCACAGCGGTTGTCTTGCCCGACGCTCCCAACAATAATGATGTCACCGTGCTGCTGGAGCTAGCCGAGCGCCTGGGCCGCCTCAGCCAAGCTGACTCAGTGCAGCTCGCCGTCTATCGCCAAGCCGACCTGCCCGAAGAGGCGCGCAATGAGCGGCATCTGGTGGCGATCGGTGCCCACCCCCGTTTTCCCCTGCCCGAGTTGCTGACCGAGGAAGGCTTTGCCCTGCGCGGCAGCGGCACCCGCCAGTGGGGCGACACCCAGGTACAACCCCTTCCCGACGGCGAAGGGCTAATGAAGTCCGTTATTTCGCCCTGGAATCCCCAGCGGGTAGTGCTGGCCCTCAGCGGCCGCGACGACGTTGGTTTGGCCCAGGTCGCTGACCTGCTGCGCCACGACCCCCTCTTCTACCAAATAGAAGGCGACACTGTGCTGGTCAGCGCTCAAGTGCCCAACCCCGACCCCTACGTCAGCGCCGACTATCGCCTGGCCACCCTGCGCCAGTCGCCCCAGGTGCAGCTCGCCACCACCACCCCCTACCCCTGGCTATGGCAAGTCACCCGTCATAACTGGATGTTCATCGTACCTGCCACCGTGGCCCTATCGCTGCTGCTCTACGGAGCCGTGCAGTCCGCCATGCGACGGAGTGGGGAGTGA
- a CDS encoding response regulator: MPPSSSTQLHPLSLLAQVSSRQATGCLQVVTPTNTWLLHLDQGQLTYVSTVERAFERLDSHLRRLSVQVPSLVSAVRVQVRLLFEQQATTATADYQAICWLVEQQHLHPNQASTLVETLSKEVLEAFLDVRQGSYELVEGNSLGNAPRYCQLNLRTTVEECYARLKQRRNGLSQLNGGYSRRESATATAAAPAVTASGPSLQTGGMKPGAKAHYTIACIDDSPTVLQAINSFLDDKIFSVIMIDDPVKALMQVIRTKPDLILLDVTMPSLDGYELCSLLRRHPDFKNTPIIMVTSNTGFIDRAKAKLVRASGYLTKPFNQSDLLKFIFKYLN, from the coding sequence ATGCCACCGTCTTCTTCTACTCAATTGCACCCCCTTAGCCTGTTAGCCCAGGTGAGTAGTCGCCAGGCAACCGGCTGTCTTCAAGTCGTCACACCAACTAACACCTGGCTATTGCACCTAGACCAAGGACAGCTCACCTATGTTTCTACCGTCGAACGGGCTTTTGAGCGACTCGACAGCCACCTGCGGCGGCTAAGCGTGCAGGTGCCGTCTTTGGTGAGCGCAGTGCGCGTGCAGGTGCGACTCCTCTTTGAGCAACAGGCCACCACAGCTACCGCCGATTATCAAGCTATTTGCTGGTTAGTTGAGCAGCAGCACCTACATCCCAATCAAGCATCAACCCTGGTCGAAACGCTATCTAAAGAAGTGCTAGAAGCTTTTTTAGACGTGCGCCAAGGCAGCTATGAATTAGTCGAGGGCAACAGTTTGGGCAACGCCCCTCGCTACTGCCAGCTCAACCTGCGCACCACGGTAGAAGAATGCTATGCCCGTCTCAAACAGCGCCGTAACGGCTTGAGCCAACTCAATGGTGGCTACTCTCGTAGGGAAAGCGCGACGGCAACTGCGGCCGCCCCTGCGGTAACCGCTAGTGGCCCTAGTCTACAGACGGGGGGCATGAAACCAGGCGCTAAAGCCCATTACACTATTGCCTGCATCGATGATAGCCCTACAGTGCTTCAGGCCATCAACAGCTTTTTAGACGACAAAATTTTCTCGGTCATTATGATCGACGACCCCGTCAAAGCGCTGATGCAGGTGATTAGAACCAAGCCCGATTTGATTTTGCTCGATGTCACCATGCCCAGTCTAGATGGCTATGAGCTTTGCTCGCTACTGCGTCGTCATCCAGACTTCAAAAATACTCCCATCATTATGGTGACGAGTAACACTGGATTTATCGATCGCGCCAAAGCAAAACTGGTGCGGGCCTCGGGCTATTTGACCAAGCCCTTTAATCAATCCGATCTACTTAAGTTCATTTTTAAGTATTTGAATTAG
- the bcsA gene encoding UDP-forming cellulose synthase catalytic subunit — protein sequence MLHPPVPPLHHWLTKTLPDRTYALTQHLSRWQMLLLLACLGLLTKPLLVAHPAIWQQAIVAVLLIALGYSILHLEDGHAHSNGDRERLHLFMVTLSSLTTLRYLYYRTCNTLNFDTPLDAVFSLLLYAAELYALGTLFLSYFQTLRLRDRTAVDLAPVPQTQWPTVDVYIPTYNEEVEIVRKTVVAAMAIDYPTEKKQVYVLDDGRKYPERRQELQAICDELGAKLLVRDNNDHAKAGNINTALERTTGDLVLILDCDHIPVRGFLQETVGFFLDKTVALVQTPHWFYNPDPFERNLLTQGQVPVGNELFYKVLQKGNDAWNAAFFCGSAAVVRRNHLLEVGGIATETVTEDCHTALRLHSLGYRTIYYDKIMVAGLAPEKFSAYVGQQVRWARGMAQILRLENPLFNRRLQLSLAQRVCYFSATSHFFFGFPRLMYALAPTLFLLFSINSVKGLGIETLFYALPHIVLSMQTNHIPYKRVRFSFWNEIYEFAMSFQAGIVTLLALVNPKLGSFNVTAKGLVVNQRTFDANSVRYLLILGLLTAASLVAVPFWLLLSPEDTQAVLINALWCGFNLVLVLAACLVALEQPQMRRAHRLPRQLTAIIHSDGQSWTGKTINVSESGVQVQLEEWPNVADQVWVELVGDYDGRALLEAQIVRATATSRLETELAMDFINISPSQADDLTLVLFSDVKEWYSQTRQQVDKPLRSLQFIATTLWRVFTDLQPATGQKMRKQVQAPVELAWEGWHGDSYLARVVEIGSRDLRLEVQNVSELDRATLLETFPTVGLLFLPNSELPIAQSIVAQVAQAIELPNLNGVEARLVLELTFPTALATQQRRKIQTLLRSLT from the coding sequence ATGCTCCACCCCCCCGTCCCACCCCTCCACCACTGGCTGACCAAAACCCTGCCCGATCGCACCTACGCACTCACCCAACACCTGAGTCGCTGGCAAATGCTGCTGCTGTTGGCCTGTTTGGGGTTGTTAACTAAGCCGTTGCTGGTAGCTCACCCGGCTATTTGGCAGCAGGCGATTGTAGCGGTGCTGCTGATTGCTTTGGGCTACAGCATTTTGCATTTGGAGGATGGTCATGCCCATAGCAACGGCGATCGCGAGCGGCTGCACCTGTTTATGGTCACCCTCAGCAGCCTCACCACTCTGCGCTATCTCTACTACCGCACCTGCAACACCCTCAATTTCGACACGCCGCTGGATGCTGTTTTCTCCCTGCTGCTTTACGCGGCCGAGCTATATGCTCTAGGGACGCTGTTTTTGTCATATTTTCAGACGCTACGGCTGCGCGATCGCACCGCTGTAGACCTCGCCCCTGTACCCCAAACCCAGTGGCCGACGGTGGATGTCTACATTCCTACCTATAACGAGGAGGTAGAGATTGTACGCAAAACCGTGGTGGCGGCGATGGCGATCGACTACCCAACTGAGAAAAAGCAGGTCTACGTGCTGGATGACGGCCGCAAGTACCCCGAGCGGCGGCAGGAGCTTCAGGCAATTTGCGATGAACTAGGGGCTAAGCTGCTCGTTCGCGACAACAACGACCACGCCAAGGCGGGCAACATCAACACCGCGCTAGAGCGCACCACAGGCGATCTAGTGCTGATTCTGGACTGCGACCACATTCCGGTGCGGGGCTTTTTGCAAGAAACCGTAGGCTTCTTTTTAGATAAAACGGTGGCCCTGGTGCAGACGCCCCACTGGTTCTACAACCCCGACCCCTTTGAGCGCAACCTGCTCACCCAGGGTCAGGTGCCCGTGGGCAACGAACTGTTCTACAAGGTGCTGCAAAAAGGCAACGACGCCTGGAATGCCGCCTTTTTTTGCGGTTCGGCGGCAGTGGTGCGGCGCAACCACCTGCTAGAGGTGGGCGGCATTGCCACCGAAACCGTTACCGAAGACTGCCACACCGCCCTGCGGTTGCACTCCCTTGGCTACCGCACCATCTACTACGACAAGATTATGGTGGCAGGGCTAGCGCCCGAAAAATTCTCAGCCTATGTGGGGCAGCAGGTGCGGTGGGCGCGGGGCATGGCCCAGATTTTGAGGCTAGAAAATCCGCTGTTTAACCGCCGCCTTCAGCTGTCGCTGGCTCAGCGAGTCTGCTATTTCAGCGCCACATCCCACTTTTTCTTTGGCTTTCCCCGGCTGATGTATGCCCTGGCTCCGACGCTGTTTTTGCTGTTTAGCATCAACTCAGTGAAGGGGCTGGGGATTGAAACCCTGTTCTACGCACTGCCCCACATCGTGCTGTCGATGCAGACCAACCACATTCCCTACAAGCGAGTGCGGTTTTCATTCTGGAATGAGATCTATGAGTTTGCCATGTCGTTTCAGGCGGGCATTGTGACGCTGCTGGCCTTGGTGAACCCCAAGCTGGGCAGCTTTAACGTGACGGCTAAGGGCCTAGTGGTCAACCAGCGCACCTTCGACGCCAACAGCGTGCGCTACCTATTGATTTTGGGATTGTTAACGGCGGCATCGCTGGTGGCGGTGCCCTTTTGGCTGCTGCTCAGCCCCGAAGATACCCAGGCCGTGCTGATCAACGCCCTCTGGTGCGGCTTTAACCTGGTGCTGGTGCTGGCCGCCTGCCTGGTGGCGCTCGAACAACCCCAAATGCGCCGCGCCCACCGCCTGCCCCGGCAGCTCACCGCCATCATCCACAGCGATGGTCAGAGCTGGACGGGCAAAACCATTAATGTGAGCGAGAGCGGGGTTCAGGTGCAGCTCGAAGAATGGCCCAACGTGGCCGACCAAGTATGGGTGGAGCTAGTGGGCGACTACGACGGTCGCGCTCTGCTTGAAGCCCAAATTGTGCGAGCTACGGCCACCAGCCGCCTAGAAACAGAACTGGCAATGGATTTCATCAACATCAGCCCCAGCCAAGCCGACGATCTCACCCTAGTGCTGTTTTCTGACGTGAAGGAATGGTACTCGCAGACCCGCCAACAGGTAGATAAGCCGCTGCGATCGCTGCAATTTATCGCCACCACTCTCTGGCGCGTATTCACCGACCTGCAACCGGCCACCGGCCAAAAAATGCGCAAGCAGGTGCAGGCTCCGGTGGAGCTGGCCTGGGAAGGCTGGCACGGCGACAGCTATTTGGCCCGCGTGGTCGAAATCGGCAGTCGCGACCTGCGTCTTGAGGTGCAGAATGTCTCAGAACTCGATCGCGCCACCCTGCTCGAAACCTTCCCTACCGTGGGGCTGCTGTTTTTGCCCAATAGTGAGCTGCCCATAGCCCAAAGCATCGTCGCCCAGGTGGCCCAGGCGATCGAACTGCCCAACCTCAACGGCGTGGAGGCGCGGCTGGTGCTGGAATTGACCTTTCCCACGGCGCTGGCCACCCAGCAGAGGCGCAAGATTCAGACATTGCTGCGATCGCTAACCTAG
- a CDS encoding chemotaxis protein CheW → MSNLSLARPQSSGEGGLATQALTPLTHSYLRFTLGTQPALLPTRQVQEAIATPAARITPMPNMPPALLGLINRRSRVLWVVDLALLLGLPTAYPNSQQYNLVLMQLGTVALGLRVSQIDGILSLPPQHMQPAPTHVPPGLVPFLRGCVLQEGEVLLGLDGEALLRAPALQAL, encoded by the coding sequence ATGAGCAACCTATCGCTAGCCCGGCCCCAGTCGTCGGGCGAGGGTGGTCTGGCAACCCAAGCGCTCACGCCGCTGACCCACAGCTATCTGCGCTTTACCCTGGGCACCCAGCCAGCCCTGCTGCCCACTCGCCAAGTGCAGGAGGCGATCGCCACCCCCGCCGCCCGCATTACCCCCATGCCCAACATGCCCCCTGCCCTCTTGGGGCTGATCAACCGCCGCAGCCGGGTACTGTGGGTGGTTGACTTAGCCCTGCTGCTGGGCTTGCCCACGGCCTACCCCAACTCGCAGCAGTACAACCTCGTGCTCATGCAGCTAGGAACCGTGGCCCTGGGGTTGCGGGTGAGCCAAATCGACGGCATTCTCAGTCTGCCGCCCCAGCATATGCAGCCGGCCCCCACCCATGTGCCGCCGGGGCTGGTGCCCTTTCTGCGGGGCTGCGTGCTGCAAGAGGGCGAAGTGCTGCTGGGGCTAGATGGCGAAGCCCTGCTGCGCGCCCCGGCGTTGCAGGCGCTTTAG